A genomic stretch from candidate division WOR-3 bacterium includes:
- the thiC gene encoding phosphomethylpyrimidine synthase ThiC: protein MKGKDTKNNNLKIIAQREGVSFKKLIEKIKKGEVVILKNKKHEIIGCAVGKGLTTKVNANIGTSPEICDIQMELKKLKVAEEAGADTIMDLSTGGDLDEIRKTLIANTRIPIGSVPIYQLPYEAKKMNKSFVELKEKDFLKVIEKHFVDGIDFATIHCGINKKILKVLHKKKRICGVVSRGGSLVIEWMKYNNKENPLYEYFDEILAMAKEYDVCLSLGDGLRPGSILDATDEPQIFELLVLGELQERAREKGVKVMIEGPGHIPLNHIYLNILLEKIICNNAPFYVLGPLVSDIGLPYDHFVAGIGGALAAYYGADFLCYVTPSEHLGLPTIEDVREGVIVTKLAAHIADVAKGIKKAIEWDKELSLARARLDFEKMVNLAINPEKAKEIYERYGVKKDFCTMCGEFCALKKSREIFKKE from the coding sequence ATGAAAGGGAAAGATACGAAAAACAATAATTTAAAAATAATTGCCCAACGAGAAGGAGTAAGTTTTAAAAAATTAATAGAAAAGATAAAAAAGGGCGAAGTAGTAATCTTAAAAAACAAGAAACACGAAATTATTGGCTGTGCAGTGGGAAAAGGATTAACGACAAAAGTTAATGCTAATATTGGTACTTCTCCAGAAATTTGTGATATTCAAATGGAATTAAAAAAATTAAAGGTTGCTGAAGAAGCCGGAGCGGATACTATTATGGATCTTTCTACCGGAGGTGATTTAGATGAAATTAGGAAAACGCTTATTGCTAATACCCGAATCCCAATAGGTAGTGTGCCTATTTATCAACTGCCTTACGAAGCCAAAAAAATGAATAAATCTTTTGTTGAACTAAAAGAAAAGGATTTTTTAAAGGTTATTGAAAAACATTTTGTTGACGGTATTGATTTTGCTACTATCCATTGTGGAATAAACAAAAAAATCTTAAAGGTTTTACATAAAAAAAAGAGAATTTGTGGCGTTGTTTCGCGAGGTGGTTCATTAGTAATTGAATGGATGAAATATAATAATAAAGAGAATCCTTTATATGAATATTTTGATGAGATTTTGGCGATGGCAAAGGAGTACGATGTATGTTTATCTTTGGGTGATGGTTTAAGACCGGGTTCAATTTTGGATGCTACCGATGAACCACAGATCTTTGAGTTGTTAGTTTTGGGCGAATTACAGGAACGGGCGAGAGAAAAGGGGGTAAAGGTAATGATTGAAGGTCCTGGTCATATCCCCCTCAACCATATTTACCTAAATATCCTTTTAGAAAAAATTATTTGTAACAATGCTCCTTTTTATGTTCTCGGTCCTTTGGTGAGCGATATTGGACTTCCTTACGACCATTTTGTTGCTGGTATTGGCGGTGCCTTAGCTGCCTATTATGGTGCCGATTTTCTTTGTTATGTAACTCCTTCGGAACATTTAGGTTTGCCCACGATCGAAGATGTGAGAGAAGGAGTTATTGTTACGAAATTGGCTGCCCATATTGCTGATGTTGCCAAAGGAATAAAAAAGGCAATAGAATGGGATAAAGAACTTTCACTTGCTCGAGCAAGATTAGATTTTGAAAAGATGGTTAATTTAGCCATCAATCCTGAAAAAGCAAAAGAGATTTATGAACGTTATGGTGTAAAAAAAGATTTTTGTACCATGTGTGGAGAATTTTGTGCTTTAAAGAAATCAAGAGAAATATTTAAAAAGGAGTGA
- a CDS encoding alanine--glyoxylate aminotransferase family protein: protein MKKYLLLTVGPVYVPQNLLKKASEDLIYHREEKFHNLLSSIISQLQKILFTKEKIFIFTASGTGAMEAAVSNLTPKMGKALVVSCGRFGERWREILRSFGYYVEMLRSEPGKPVPPEEVERKVKLDDTIKYIFTTLTDTSTGVKQDIKNFGRIARENNRILIVDGICGIGADEFYFDEFYCDILCGASQKALGGIPGISFLSVNERAWEIIKKSNTSRYYFDLISYEKFLNKKETPFTPAINTLYVFDSCLRKINKLGIKKYWQRHEFNANLVRKILLKNNLELFSQSPSNALTIIKMKEGIDSTQIIREIKEKKGILFSNGQGEWKGKIIRFSHMGFIDSKILRKAAQVLIREIKKYEKKIFKVEGTIKKL from the coding sequence ATGAAGAAATATCTCCTTTTAACGGTTGGTCCTGTTTATGTTCCTCAGAATTTATTAAAAAAAGCAAGCGAAGATTTAATTTATCACCGAGAAGAGAAATTTCATAATTTACTTTCTTCAATAATTTCCCAATTACAAAAAATATTATTCACCAAAGAAAAGATATTCATTTTTACTGCTTCCGGAACAGGAGCAATGGAGGCTGCCGTTAGTAATCTCACACCAAAAATGGGGAAAGCCTTGGTGGTTTCTTGTGGTCGGTTTGGTGAGAGGTGGCGTGAGATTCTTCGTTCCTTTGGTTATTATGTTGAAATGTTACGAAGCGAACCGGGAAAACCGGTGCCCCCTGAAGAGGTCGAAAGAAAAGTAAAATTGGATGATACGATAAAATATATCTTCACTACTTTAACGGATACCTCTACCGGTGTAAAGCAAGATATAAAAAATTTTGGTCGTATTGCTCGGGAGAATAATCGGATTTTGATTGTGGATGGGATTTGTGGTATTGGTGCCGATGAGTTTTATTTTGATGAATTTTATTGCGATATTCTTTGTGGTGCCAGTCAAAAGGCTTTAGGCGGAATTCCAGGAATTTCTTTTCTTTCTGTTAACGAAAGAGCCTGGGAGATTATTAAAAAGTCAAATACCTCCCGTTATTACTTTGATTTGATAAGTTATGAAAAATTTTTAAATAAAAAAGAAACCCCTTTCACACCTGCTATTAATACCCTTTATGTTTTTGATAGTTGTTTAAGGAAGATAAATAAATTGGGAATAAAAAAATATTGGCAAAGGCACGAGTTTAATGCTAATCTCGTGAGGAAGATTTTATTAAAAAATAATTTGGAACTTTTCTCTCAATCACCCAGCAATGCTTTAACTATCATCAAAATGAAAGAAGGTATAGATAGTACCCAAATAATTAGAGAAATCAAAGAGAAAAAAGGGATTCTTTTTTCTAATGGTCAAGGAGAATGGAAAGGTAAAATTATCCGTTTTTCCCATATGGGATTTATTGATAGCAAAATTTTGAGAAAAGCCGCCCAAGTGCTTATTAGAGAAATAAAGAAATATGAAAAGAAAATTTTCAAGGTTGAAGGCACTATTAAAAAGTTATAG
- the larE gene encoding ATP-dependent sacrificial sulfur transferase LarE → MKRKFSRLKALLKSYRKAIVAFSGGVDSSLLLFLAIKILKKNNVFPVIFVSPTYPLIHLKRAIIFLNNLGVEGIFVFTEELEEKRFVQNSPERCYYCKKEAYKKLLLLKKFFEVSKIIEGTNYSDLKDFRPGLKALKELNIESPFWKLKIKKEEIRKMAKRLKIPNYDTPSSPCLASRITYYQIINEEKLSQIERGEDVLRKIGLKDFRLRMIDDKAKIELKDEKDYFKIIRNRKKIVDDLKRIGFREIFLDLSGYRPMGLQWIMRNF, encoded by the coding sequence ATGAAAAGAAAATTTTCAAGGTTGAAGGCACTATTAAAAAGTTATAGAAAAGCAATTGTTGCTTTTTCTGGAGGTGTAGATTCTTCGCTTTTATTATTTTTAGCAATAAAGATATTAAAAAAAAATAATGTTTTTCCGGTAATTTTTGTTTCGCCGACATATCCTTTAATCCATCTAAAAAGAGCAATCATTTTTTTAAATAATTTAGGTGTTGAGGGAATTTTTGTTTTTACTGAAGAGTTAGAAGAAAAAAGATTTGTCCAAAATTCACCCGAAAGATGCTATTATTGTAAAAAGGAGGCTTATAAAAAACTTCTCTTATTAAAAAAATTTTTTGAAGTTAGTAAAATCATTGAGGGGACTAACTATTCCGATTTAAAAGATTTTCGTCCTGGTCTTAAAGCCTTAAAGGAGTTAAATATTGAAAGTCCCTTTTGGAAATTAAAGATAAAAAAAGAGGAGATAAGAAAAATGGCAAAGAGGTTAAAGATTCCTAATTATGATACTCCCAGTTCGCCTTGTCTTGCATCACGCATTACCTATTATCAAATAATTAATGAAGAGAAACTATCACAAATAGAGAGGGGAGAGGATGTTTTAAGGAAGATAGGATTAAAAGATTTTCGTTTAAGAATGATTGATGATAAGGCAAAGATTGAATTAAAAGATGAAAAAGATTATTTTAAAATAATCAGAAATCGTAAAAAGATTGTTGATGATTTAAAAAGAATCGGTTTCAGAGAAATTTTTTTAGATTTGAGCGGTTATCGACCAATGGGACTCCAATGGATTATGAGAAACTTTTAA